Proteins co-encoded in one Arthrobacter alpinus genomic window:
- a CDS encoding FAD-binding dehydrogenase yields the protein MNTNGGSIWQQSDVVVVGAGLSGLVAAAEAYNAGRKVLILDQEPEASLGGQAHWSFGGLFLVDSPEQRRLGVKDSVELALSDWMGSAAFDRPEDTWPRAWAEAYVNFAAGEKRSWLHALGVRLFPLVQWAERGGYDAQGHGNSVPRFHVVWGTGPGIVAPFLSKVKEGIAAGRVQIAFRHRATELMFDGGAVTGVRGQLLEPSAAARGVASSRSVVGDFEVSSDAVIVTTGGIGGNHPMVREQWPNGNGPAYMLTGVPACVDGQFQQSVAKSGGTLINTDRMWHYPEGIHNPDPVWPNHGIRILSGPSPLWLDATGRRLPVPLFPGFDSLGTLRHLETTGHGHSWFVLNKTIMSKEFALSGSEQNPDLTGKDVKLLAKRALPGTIGPVQKFLDAGIDFVQATTAQELAAKMNALVGSALIDPEGLHSSIAARDLQVNSGLGKDTQLNAIREARRFATDKLMRVVPPHPLLAPEHGPLIAVRLTTLTRKSLGGLATDLSARVLGPNGEPIPGLFAAGEAAGFGGGGMHGYRSLEGTFLGGCLFSGRTAGRHAAGTIGG from the coding sequence ATGAATACCAATGGCGGTAGCATCTGGCAGCAGTCTGACGTGGTGGTTGTGGGGGCAGGTCTCTCCGGTCTGGTGGCCGCCGCCGAGGCCTACAACGCGGGGCGCAAGGTATTGATCCTCGATCAGGAGCCTGAAGCGTCGCTGGGCGGACAGGCGCACTGGTCCTTTGGCGGGCTGTTCCTTGTTGACTCCCCCGAGCAGCGCCGACTCGGCGTCAAAGATTCCGTAGAACTGGCCCTGAGTGACTGGATGGGATCGGCCGCCTTTGACCGCCCCGAAGATACCTGGCCCCGCGCCTGGGCCGAGGCGTATGTGAACTTCGCCGCCGGCGAGAAGCGCTCGTGGCTGCATGCCCTCGGCGTGCGGCTCTTCCCTTTGGTTCAGTGGGCCGAACGCGGCGGTTACGATGCGCAAGGACACGGCAATTCCGTCCCCCGCTTCCACGTGGTCTGGGGCACCGGACCCGGCATCGTGGCGCCCTTCCTGAGCAAAGTGAAGGAAGGCATCGCCGCCGGACGCGTGCAGATCGCTTTCCGTCACCGCGCCACAGAGTTAATGTTCGACGGCGGAGCCGTCACCGGAGTGCGTGGGCAGCTTCTGGAGCCTTCTGCGGCCGCTCGCGGAGTGGCCAGTAGCCGGAGCGTGGTGGGCGACTTTGAGGTTTCTTCCGACGCGGTTATTGTCACCACTGGCGGCATTGGCGGAAATCATCCAATGGTCCGCGAGCAATGGCCCAACGGTAACGGACCGGCCTACATGCTGACTGGGGTCCCGGCCTGCGTTGATGGGCAGTTCCAGCAGTCGGTGGCCAAGAGCGGTGGCACCCTGATCAACACTGACCGCATGTGGCACTACCCCGAGGGCATCCATAATCCTGATCCTGTCTGGCCCAACCACGGAATTCGGATCCTGTCCGGCCCCTCGCCCCTGTGGCTCGATGCCACCGGAAGGCGACTTCCCGTCCCCTTGTTCCCGGGCTTTGATTCGCTGGGCACCCTGCGCCATCTGGAGACCACCGGACACGGGCATTCCTGGTTTGTGCTGAACAAAACCATCATGAGCAAGGAATTTGCCCTCTCTGGCTCCGAGCAAAACCCGGACCTGACAGGCAAGGATGTAAAGCTTCTGGCGAAGCGGGCCCTGCCGGGCACCATCGGCCCCGTGCAGAAGTTTCTCGACGCCGGGATCGACTTTGTCCAGGCCACCACGGCTCAGGAACTGGCCGCCAAAATGAACGCTCTAGTGGGCAGCGCCCTGATCGATCCCGAAGGTCTGCACAGTTCCATCGCGGCCCGTGACTTGCAGGTAAACAGCGGGCTGGGCAAGGACACTCAGCTTAACGCCATCCGTGAAGCACGCCGTTTTGCCACCGACAAGTTAATGCGAGTGGTACCACCCCATCCCCTTCTAGCACCAGAGCACGGCCCGCTCATTGCTGTCCGCTTGACCACCTTGACCCGCAAAAGTCTGGGCGGGCTTGCCACGGACCTATCTGCCCGAGTGCTTGGTCCGAACGGCGAGCCAATACCTGGCCTCTTTGCTGCCGGTGAAGCAGCCGGCTTTGGTGGTGGCGGCATGCATGGCTACCGCTCCCTAGAAGGAACATTCCTGGGCGGCTGCCTGTTCTCCGGGCGCACGGCGGGCCGGCACGCTGCAGGTACCATCGGTGGATGA
- a CDS encoding quinone-dependent dihydroorotate dehydrogenase, with translation MRIYPTVFRLCFSWMDAEKAHKIGFTMIKAIHTVGAGAVLRRLFTPPSSLQTQALGMTFPTPFGLAAGFDKEGQGINALANLGFGHVEVGTITGAAQDGNPQPRLFRLVADRAVINRMGFNNDGAAAVAPRLKEALAGLVKTYPGVRPIIGVNIGKTKVVELEDALDDYLLSARTLAESADYMVVNVSSPNTPGLRLLQDVATLRPLLTGVREAADAAAGRHVPLLVKIAPDLADEDVADVAALALELKLDGIIATNTTISRDGLASPDALVQEKGAGGLSGAPLKARSLAVLRQLKAIVGDQLTLISVGGVETAADVQERLNAGATLVQGYTAFLYEGPFWAARINKELAALRK, from the coding sequence ATGCGAATTTATCCCACAGTTTTCCGGCTCTGCTTTTCCTGGATGGATGCCGAAAAGGCCCACAAGATCGGGTTCACCATGATCAAGGCCATCCACACCGTGGGAGCTGGTGCTGTGCTGCGCCGCCTGTTCACCCCTCCCTCGTCCCTGCAGACGCAGGCGCTGGGCATGACTTTTCCGACCCCGTTTGGCCTGGCTGCCGGTTTCGACAAGGAAGGCCAAGGCATTAACGCCCTTGCCAATCTCGGTTTTGGTCACGTTGAGGTCGGCACCATCACCGGTGCGGCACAGGACGGCAATCCACAACCGCGCCTATTCCGTCTCGTTGCGGACCGGGCCGTCATCAACCGCATGGGGTTCAATAACGACGGCGCCGCCGCCGTTGCGCCACGCCTCAAGGAGGCTTTGGCTGGCTTGGTTAAGACGTACCCGGGCGTGCGACCCATCATTGGTGTAAATATTGGCAAGACAAAAGTTGTTGAGCTTGAAGATGCGCTGGACGACTACCTGCTAAGCGCCCGCACCTTGGCCGAATCGGCCGACTACATGGTGGTCAATGTCAGTTCTCCCAACACTCCCGGCCTGCGTTTGCTTCAAGACGTTGCCACGCTGCGGCCGCTCTTGACGGGTGTCCGCGAGGCAGCGGACGCCGCCGCCGGCCGCCATGTGCCGCTGCTGGTCAAGATTGCACCAGATCTGGCCGACGAGGACGTGGCCGATGTTGCCGCGCTGGCTCTTGAACTCAAACTCGACGGCATCATCGCCACCAACACCACGATCAGCCGCGATGGACTGGCCAGCCCCGACGCGTTGGTGCAGGAGAAGGGTGCCGGCGGACTCTCCGGTGCGCCACTGAAGGCTCGCTCACTGGCCGTACTGCGCCAGCTCAAGGCCATCGTTGGAGATCAGCTGACGTTGATCTCCGTAGGTGGCGTTGAAACCGCCGCCGACGTCCAGGAACGCCTCAACGCCGGTGCCACCCTGGTCCAGGGCTACACGGCCTTCCTGTACGAAGGTCCCTTCTGGGCAGCCCGCATCAACAAGGAACTGGCAGCCCTGCGCAAATAG
- a CDS encoding aldo/keto reductase family protein — MEYRYLGRSGLKITEITYGNWLTHGSQVENDVATACVRAALDAGITTFDTADVYANGKAEEVLGAALASERRESLEVFTKVYWPVGLKGPNDTGLSRKHIMEGINNSLRRLNMDYVDLYQAHRFDYETPLEETISAFADVVRAGKALYIGVSEWNAQQLREGQRLAREAGFSLVSNQPQYSALWRVIEPEVIPASIELGMSQVVWSPMAQGVLSGKYLPGAPLPAGSRALDEHGGANTIKSFLDDEILSNVQKLRPVADELGLTMPQLAIAWVLQNENVATALVGASRPEQVAENVKASGVKIPAELMSAIDTALAPSIVNDPTKTVSPPTRVA; from the coding sequence ATGGAATACCGCTACCTTGGCCGATCCGGCCTGAAGATCACTGAAATCACCTACGGCAACTGGCTCACGCACGGCTCTCAGGTGGAGAACGACGTCGCTACGGCGTGCGTCCGTGCCGCGCTCGACGCGGGCATCACCACCTTTGACACAGCCGACGTCTACGCCAATGGGAAGGCAGAAGAGGTTTTGGGCGCTGCCTTAGCCTCCGAACGCCGTGAATCCTTGGAGGTGTTCACCAAGGTGTACTGGCCCGTGGGACTCAAGGGACCCAACGACACCGGGCTCTCGCGCAAACACATCATGGAGGGCATCAACAACTCCCTGCGCCGCCTGAACATGGACTATGTGGACCTCTACCAGGCACACCGCTTCGACTACGAAACGCCGCTGGAAGAAACCATTTCCGCCTTCGCCGATGTTGTGCGGGCCGGCAAGGCACTGTACATCGGCGTCTCGGAGTGGAATGCACAGCAACTGCGCGAGGGTCAGCGCCTGGCACGCGAGGCCGGGTTCTCCCTGGTCTCCAACCAGCCCCAGTACTCCGCACTGTGGCGCGTCATTGAACCAGAGGTCATCCCGGCATCCATTGAATTGGGCATGTCTCAAGTTGTGTGGTCACCCATGGCGCAGGGCGTACTCAGCGGCAAGTACCTCCCCGGAGCTCCCCTGCCGGCCGGCTCTCGTGCACTTGATGAGCATGGCGGGGCTAATACCATCAAGTCCTTCCTTGATGATGAGATCCTGTCCAACGTGCAAAAGCTGCGTCCCGTTGCCGACGAGCTTGGTCTGACCATGCCTCAGCTGGCCATCGCCTGGGTGCTGCAAAACGAAAACGTCGCCACAGCCCTCGTTGGCGCCTCCCGCCCCGAGCAGGTTGCCGAAAACGTCAAGGCCTCCGGCGTGAAGATACCGGCCGAACTCATGTCCGCCATCGACACCGCCCTGGCCCCGTCAATTGTCAACGACCCCACCAAGACGGTCAGCCCGCCCACCCGCGTCGCGTAG
- a CDS encoding DUF3043 domain-containing protein: MFGRKKDQAPDQQVTPASTAPINRSTDPQSAKGVPTPSRKAQEEARKRPLVPTDRGAAKVAARDARREEQARMRRALDTGEERFLPARDKGQQKRYARDYVDARFSLGEYVMFAALAIVLLTVVIPPQNDATLILFAAFWVMVAGVAVDVWLMTRKLKRLLIAKFGSVDSGVIWYASMRSMQFRRLRLPKPMVRRGEWPS; this comes from the coding sequence GTGTTTGGACGTAAGAAAGATCAAGCCCCCGACCAGCAGGTCACGCCTGCCTCCACCGCGCCGATTAACCGGTCTACGGACCCGCAATCGGCCAAAGGCGTGCCGACGCCCTCGCGCAAGGCTCAGGAAGAGGCCCGGAAGCGGCCCCTCGTGCCTACCGACCGCGGGGCAGCCAAAGTGGCAGCGCGCGACGCTCGCCGTGAGGAACAAGCCCGGATGCGCCGCGCCTTGGACACCGGCGAGGAACGCTTCCTCCCGGCCCGTGACAAGGGTCAGCAGAAGCGCTACGCCCGCGACTACGTGGACGCCCGCTTCAGCCTCGGCGAGTACGTCATGTTTGCCGCCTTGGCGATTGTGCTGCTGACAGTGGTCATCCCGCCCCAAAACGACGCAACACTGATCTTGTTCGCCGCCTTCTGGGTCATGGTTGCCGGTGTTGCTGTTGACGTGTGGCTGATGACTCGAAAGCTCAAGCGGCTGCTGATCGCCAAGTTCGGCAGCGTTGACTCCGGAGTCATCTGGTACGCCTCCATGCGTTCCATGCAGTTCCGCCGTCTGCGCCTCCCCAAGCCCATGGTGCGTCGCGGGGAATGGCCTTCCTGA
- a CDS encoding dipeptidase, whose product MTLENTGVTALDPQIASRLPITELRARVAENFATTVAELVELVAIPGIAWEAFDAAQLERSAEAVAALVRSAGLDDVQILRVPKNDGGQGGPAVVARKLPAPGMPTVVLYAHHDVQPPGDSALWNSEPFVAVEREGRLYGRGAADDKAGIMAHIASFRAVTETLGEKFGIGITFFIEGEEEAGSPTFKDFLQEYRELLAGDVIVVADSANWQVGIPALTTSLRGLVDGTVEVRVTEHAVHSGMFGGPLLDAPTLLARLIATFHDDQGSVAVAGLHRGAEGDLDYPEELFRADAAVLDGVKLAGRGSITSRLWSQPALSVIGMDIPSVDMSSNTLLPSARAKISMRVAPGQDPAAAMEALSAHVAANAPFGAQATFTPGEAGQAFATDTTAPAARTALWAMGESWGVPAVETGMGGSIPFIADLKEIFPDAQILVTGVEDPDSRAHSANESLHLGDFEKAIVAQALLLAAVNGGALREHNAPSHG is encoded by the coding sequence ATGACTCTTGAGAACACCGGCGTTACCGCGCTGGATCCGCAAATCGCTAGCCGTCTACCCATTACTGAATTGCGTGCCCGCGTGGCCGAAAATTTTGCGACCACAGTCGCCGAGCTGGTAGAGCTCGTGGCCATTCCCGGGATTGCTTGGGAAGCCTTCGATGCCGCGCAGCTCGAGCGCAGCGCTGAGGCCGTGGCGGCGCTGGTTCGTTCCGCCGGCCTTGATGATGTACAGATTCTCCGTGTGCCCAAGAACGACGGCGGCCAAGGTGGTCCCGCCGTCGTGGCCCGGAAACTGCCGGCTCCCGGCATGCCCACCGTTGTGTTGTACGCGCACCACGACGTCCAACCTCCCGGTGATTCTGCCCTGTGGAACAGTGAGCCGTTCGTTGCCGTTGAACGCGAGGGCCGCCTCTACGGGCGCGGCGCTGCTGACGACAAGGCCGGCATCATGGCTCACATTGCCTCATTCCGTGCCGTTACCGAAACCCTCGGCGAGAAGTTCGGCATCGGAATCACCTTCTTCATCGAGGGTGAGGAAGAGGCCGGTTCGCCCACCTTCAAGGATTTCCTGCAGGAATACCGCGAACTGCTCGCCGGTGACGTGATTGTGGTGGCCGACTCGGCGAACTGGCAGGTGGGCATTCCTGCCCTGACCACAAGCTTGCGCGGTCTTGTTGACGGCACGGTGGAAGTTCGCGTCACGGAACACGCGGTCCACTCAGGCATGTTCGGTGGACCCTTGCTTGACGCGCCCACCCTGTTGGCCCGCCTGATCGCCACCTTCCACGATGATCAGGGCTCCGTGGCTGTCGCGGGACTGCATCGCGGGGCTGAAGGGGACCTTGATTACCCGGAGGAGTTGTTCCGCGCCGATGCTGCAGTGCTCGACGGCGTGAAGTTGGCCGGACGTGGCAGCATTACCTCACGCCTGTGGTCCCAGCCCGCACTATCCGTGATTGGCATGGACATCCCCAGTGTGGATATGAGTTCAAACACATTGCTGCCCTCTGCCCGAGCGAAGATCAGCATGCGCGTTGCACCCGGTCAGGATCCGGCCGCGGCCATGGAGGCCCTGTCAGCCCACGTTGCTGCCAACGCACCCTTTGGCGCTCAGGCTACATTCACCCCTGGCGAAGCAGGCCAGGCTTTCGCCACCGACACCACGGCCCCTGCCGCCCGGACGGCCTTGTGGGCCATGGGGGAGTCCTGGGGTGTTCCTGCTGTTGAGACAGGAATGGGAGGCTCCATCCCGTTCATTGCTGATCTGAAGGAGATTTTCCCGGACGCACAGATCCTGGTGACCGGCGTCGAAGATCCAGATTCTAGGGCGCATAGTGCCAACGAGTCACTGCACCTGGGCGACTTCGAAAAGGCCATCGTCGCGCAGGCCCTGCTGTTGGCTGCCGTCAATGGCGGAGCGTTGCGGGAACACAACGCACCCAGTCATGGTTGA
- a CDS encoding HesB/IscA family protein, producing MTANVHEETSSATAAEVTELPTHGVLISDVAAGKVRSLLEQEGRTDLRLRVAVQPGGCSGLIYQLYFDERMLDGDAVRDFDGVEVVIDKMSVPYLDGASIDFEDTISKQGFTIDNPNAGGSCACGDSFH from the coding sequence ATGACTGCAAATGTCCACGAAGAAACTTCATCTGCCACCGCCGCAGAAGTAACAGAGCTGCCCACCCACGGTGTGCTGATTAGCGATGTTGCCGCCGGTAAGGTGCGCAGCCTCCTCGAACAGGAAGGTCGCACAGACCTTCGCCTGCGCGTGGCAGTCCAGCCCGGAGGCTGCTCCGGTCTGATTTACCAGCTGTACTTTGATGAGCGCATGCTCGATGGCGATGCTGTCCGCGATTTTGACGGCGTCGAGGTTGTCATTGACAAGATGAGCGTTCCCTACTTGGACGGTGCCAGCATCGACTTTGAGGACACCATCTCAAAGCAGGGTTTCACCATTGATAACCCCAATGCCGGAGGCTCTTGCGCCTGCGGCGATTCGTTCCACTAA
- the coxB gene encoding cytochrome c oxidase subunit II: MSSQDRTGSRRARVIPIAGMAIVGALALSGCTAENKNGWLPSERDTTNHTAGIIDLWVNTWITVLIVGLITWALIIWCIIAYRRRKGATGYPKQTSYNLPLEIFYTLIPLFMVLVFFHFTNVEQESINARNDNPDVTIDVRAKQWSFDFNYLAGNDVKESVYSVGVQAELDGKPFDKSTLPTLYLPVNRSVELQLNSREVIHSFWVPAFLDKKDMLPGKTNYMTLTPTALGTYDGKCAELCGEYHSEMLFNVKVVTQAEFDAHLASLKAKGQTGELTEKYDRNPTAAIADHQKK, from the coding sequence GTGAGTTCGCAGGACCGAACCGGCAGCCGACGCGCAAGAGTCATCCCCATAGCTGGGATGGCGATTGTCGGAGCGTTAGCTTTGTCAGGATGTACGGCAGAGAATAAGAATGGCTGGTTGCCATCCGAGCGTGATACGACCAATCACACGGCTGGGATCATCGATCTTTGGGTTAATACCTGGATCACGGTCCTGATCGTTGGCCTTATTACATGGGCACTGATCATCTGGTGCATCATTGCCTACCGTCGTCGCAAGGGTGCCACTGGCTACCCGAAGCAGACTAGCTATAACCTCCCGTTGGAGATTTTCTACACGTTGATCCCGTTGTTCATGGTGCTGGTGTTCTTCCACTTCACAAACGTGGAGCAGGAATCCATCAATGCCCGGAACGACAACCCGGATGTGACGATCGACGTCCGTGCCAAGCAGTGGTCATTCGACTTCAACTACTTGGCTGGCAACGATGTCAAGGAATCCGTATATTCCGTTGGTGTTCAGGCTGAACTGGACGGCAAGCCGTTCGACAAGTCGACGCTGCCCACACTGTATTTGCCGGTGAACCGTTCGGTTGAGCTTCAGCTGAACTCACGTGAAGTCATCCACTCCTTCTGGGTTCCTGCGTTCCTGGACAAGAAGGACATGCTTCCCGGCAAGACCAACTACATGACCCTGACGCCCACCGCGTTGGGTACGTATGACGGTAAGTGTGCTGAGTTGTGCGGCGAGTACCACTCCGAAATGCTTTTCAATGTCAAGGTTGTCACTCAGGCAGAGTTTGATGCTCACCTCGCGTCACTGAAGGCCAAGGGCCAGACCGGTGAATTGACTGAGAAGTATGACCGTAACCCAACCGCCGCCATCGCGGATCACCAGAAGAAGTAG
- the ctaD gene encoding cytochrome c oxidase subunit I yields MSTREYSATDVDSAAPRVVPVSKGRIVVNWLTSTDHKTIGYMYLISSFVFFCLGGVMALIIRAELFEPGMQILQTKDQYNQLFTMHGTIMLLMFATPLFAGFANVIMPLQIGAPDVAFPRLNALAFWFFAFGSTIAVAGFITPQGAAAFGWFAYAPLSNTTYSPGVGGDLWVFGLALSGFGTILGSVNFITTIICMRAPGMTMWRMPIFTWNTLVTGILVLMAFPPLAAALFALGADRRFGAHIFDAENGGAMLWQHLFWFFGHPEVYIIALPFFGIVSEIFPVFSRKPIFGYKGLVFATIAIAALSVTVWAHHMYVTGQVMLPFFSFMTMLIAVPTGVKFFNWIGTMWRGSLTFETPMLWSLGFLITFLFGGLTGIILASPPLDFHVSDTYFVVAHFHYVVFGTVVFAMFAGFYFWWPKFTGKMLNERLGKIHFWLLFLGFHGTFLIQHWLGVMGMPRRYADYMVEDNFTWMNQFSTISSFVLGSSMIPWFWNVYITWRSGKKVEVDDPWGFGASLEWATSCPPPRHNFTSLPRIRSERPALDLHHPELAPHYVPATVGASSKGAK; encoded by the coding sequence GTGTCTACGCGCGAGTACTCGGCAACTGACGTTGATTCAGCTGCTCCTAGAGTCGTTCCGGTTTCCAAGGGACGCATTGTCGTCAACTGGTTGACCTCGACAGACCATAAAACCATCGGGTACATGTACCTGATTTCATCATTCGTATTCTTCTGTCTTGGTGGCGTCATGGCGCTAATCATCAGGGCGGAACTGTTTGAGCCTGGAATGCAGATTCTGCAGACCAAGGATCAGTACAACCAGTTGTTCACCATGCACGGCACCATCATGCTGCTCATGTTTGCAACACCTTTGTTTGCTGGCTTCGCCAACGTCATCATGCCCCTGCAAATCGGTGCACCAGACGTTGCCTTCCCGCGATTGAACGCTCTGGCGTTCTGGTTCTTCGCTTTCGGTAGCACCATTGCCGTTGCTGGCTTCATCACCCCTCAGGGTGCTGCAGCCTTCGGCTGGTTCGCCTACGCTCCGTTGTCAAACACCACCTACAGCCCCGGCGTTGGTGGAGATCTCTGGGTCTTCGGTCTGGCACTGTCTGGTTTCGGTACCATCCTTGGTTCCGTCAACTTCATCACCACCATCATCTGCATGCGTGCCCCCGGCATGACCATGTGGCGTATGCCCATCTTCACCTGGAACACACTGGTCACCGGTATCTTGGTCCTGATGGCGTTCCCGCCGCTGGCAGCAGCGCTGTTCGCACTGGGTGCAGATAGACGGTTTGGCGCTCATATATTTGACGCAGAAAACGGTGGAGCAATGCTATGGCAGCACTTGTTCTGGTTCTTCGGTCACCCTGAGGTTTACATTATTGCGCTGCCGTTCTTCGGCATTGTCTCGGAAATTTTCCCAGTCTTTAGCCGCAAGCCGATCTTCGGCTACAAGGGCTTGGTGTTTGCAACCATTGCTATTGCCGCCTTGTCAGTGACCGTGTGGGCACACCACATGTACGTCACCGGACAGGTCATGTTGCCGTTCTTCTCCTTTATGACGATGCTGATCGCCGTGCCAACGGGTGTGAAGTTCTTCAACTGGATTGGAACTATGTGGCGAGGGTCCTTGACCTTCGAGACACCCATGCTCTGGAGCCTAGGGTTCCTGATCACCTTCTTGTTTGGTGGTCTCACTGGAATTATCCTGGCTTCGCCGCCGCTTGACTTCCACGTTTCAGATACTTACTTCGTGGTTGCCCACTTCCACTACGTGGTCTTTGGCACCGTGGTGTTCGCCATGTTCGCCGGCTTCTACTTCTGGTGGCCCAAGTTCACCGGCAAGATGCTCAACGAGCGTCTTGGCAAGATCCACTTCTGGCTCTTGTTCCTGGGCTTCCACGGCACCTTCCTCATCCAGCACTGGCTGGGTGTCATGGGTATGCCTCGTCGTTACGCTGACTACATGGTTGAAGATAACTTCACTTGGATGAACCAGTTCTCCACCATTTCATCCTTCGTCTTGGGCTCATCGATGATTCCGTGGTTCTGGAATGTCTACATCACCTGGCGTAGTGGCAAGAAGGTTGAGGTCGATGATCCTTGGGGCTTCGGTGCTTCCTTGGAGTGGGCAACATCTTGCCCGCCGCCGCGCCACAACTTCACGTCTCTTCCGCGCATCCGTTCGGAGCGTCCGGCACTTGATCTGCACCACCCGGAGTTGGCACCGCATTACGTGCCCGCAACGGTAGGCGCATCCTCGAAGGGAGCTAAGTAG
- a CDS encoding cytochrome c oxidase subunit 4, whose translation MKIEAWLFILLGIFFIPVATVYGFMVNWGEHVGFLAMYLLSGLCLMIGVYVKFTGDRVGARPEDRLDAEVHEGSGEQGHFSPWSWWPLVLAIACAFGFAGLAVGWWVFLFGAGLAVIALVGWVYEYSRGDHAH comes from the coding sequence GTGAAAATCGAAGCATGGTTGTTCATACTGCTGGGCATCTTCTTCATCCCCGTGGCCACCGTTTACGGTTTCATGGTGAACTGGGGAGAGCACGTTGGCTTCTTGGCTATGTACTTGCTCTCTGGCTTGTGCCTCATGATCGGCGTTTACGTCAAGTTCACCGGTGACCGCGTTGGCGCTCGTCCCGAGGATCGCCTCGACGCCGAAGTTCACGAAGGTTCCGGCGAACAGGGGCACTTCAGCCCCTGGAGCTGGTGGCCGCTGGTTCTGGCCATTGCCTGCGCCTTCGGGTTCGCTGGTCTGGCTGTTGGCTGGTGGGTCTTCCTCTTCGGAGCGGGCCTGGCCGTCATCGCACTAGTTGGTTGGGTTTACGAATACAGCCGTGGAGACCACGCTCACTAG
- a CDS encoding HPr family phosphocarrier protein, with translation MYTRKATIAASVGLHARPAAVFVRAVNQTGLPITLAKAGQPPVDARSLLAVMSADFEYGTEVEISVEHNEAGEEAVTTAVDALAQLLLTDLVDQPLKPA, from the coding sequence ATGTATACCCGGAAAGCCACCATTGCAGCCAGCGTTGGCTTGCATGCACGTCCGGCTGCCGTCTTCGTCAGGGCCGTCAATCAGACAGGACTGCCCATCACCCTTGCCAAGGCCGGTCAGCCCCCCGTTGACGCCAGGTCACTCTTGGCTGTGATGAGTGCGGACTTTGAATACGGTACGGAAGTGGAGATTAGCGTCGAGCACAACGAAGCCGGCGAGGAGGCCGTTACAACGGCCGTAGACGCTCTGGCACAACTGCTCCTCACTGACCTTGTAGATCAGCCGCTAAAGCCCGCTTAG
- a CDS encoding GntR family transcriptional regulator encodes MGYLVPSANEIPGELDRDAKVSVHLQLRELLRQYVVGQSKPGRQLPSERDMAERFGVARMTLRQAIEALVEEGLLEREVGVGTFVARAKLDVTLKLTSYSEEMARRGLRPAARTLAFEQIPATARLARELQIEEGSAVIRLRRLLLADDLPMSVDENFIPAWRVPGILDAGPPPSLYNVLGERYGLIIEWGEDIIEANAATPSIARLLHIDIGAPVLRTERHAFVSRSTVDYSVSFYRADRYKLRVPLQRSGVRARRMY; translated from the coding sequence ATGGGCTATTTGGTGCCGTCGGCGAACGAGATCCCGGGGGAGTTGGACAGGGACGCCAAAGTCTCGGTTCACCTCCAGCTTCGGGAGTTGTTGCGCCAGTACGTAGTTGGGCAGAGCAAGCCGGGCAGGCAACTGCCATCCGAGCGTGATATGGCCGAACGTTTCGGTGTTGCACGGATGACACTTCGCCAGGCTATTGAAGCCCTAGTGGAGGAAGGACTGCTTGAGCGGGAGGTGGGCGTTGGCACGTTCGTGGCACGCGCCAAGTTGGATGTGACCCTCAAGCTGACTTCTTACTCTGAGGAAATGGCCAGACGTGGACTGCGGCCGGCCGCCCGGACTCTGGCGTTTGAACAAATTCCCGCCACGGCCCGTTTGGCGCGGGAACTGCAGATTGAAGAAGGCTCGGCCGTGATTCGCCTGCGCCGCCTGCTACTGGCGGATGACTTACCTATGAGCGTTGATGAAAACTTCATTCCGGCGTGGCGTGTTCCTGGGATCCTCGATGCTGGTCCGCCGCCGTCGCTGTACAACGTGCTGGGGGAGCGGTACGGACTAATCATCGAGTGGGGTGAGGACATCATTGAAGCCAATGCAGCGACGCCGTCCATCGCTCGACTGTTGCATATCGACATTGGGGCCCCTGTACTACGAACAGAACGCCATGCCTTCGTATCACGGTCCACTGTGGACTACTCCGTGTCGTTCTACCGCGCAGACCGCTACAAGCTCCGTGTGCCCCTGCAGCGCTCTGGCGTGCGCGCCCGTCGTATGTACTAG